A stretch of DNA from Basfia succiniciproducens:
GTTCTAACGCTAAGGCGCGGGCTTGTTCCATAGAATCCGCCAACAGCAGTTCGACACCTACGGACATATTATCCAACCGCCCCGCCGCGTTTAAGCGCGGTGCAATCGAATAGCCGAGATCACCGGCGGATAATTGCGAAATATCTTTATTTGCCACTTCAATCAATGCCCGAATACCGTAACGGCAGCGTTCGGCTCTAATACGGGCTAAGCCTTGATGAGCCAGAATCCGGTTATTTTGATCCAAGGGCACAACATCCGCAATGGTACCGAGCGCTACCAAATCTAAAAGTTCGGTAAAATTAGGCTGCGTTTTTTCATTAAATTCGCCCGACTCGCGCAATTTTGCACGCAACGCCAGCATTAAATAAAACGCGACCCCCACTCCAGCCAAAGCTTTCGAAGGAAAATGACAATCCGCTAAATTCGGATTCACAATTGCATCCGCAGCAGGCAATATTTCCGGCGGTAAATGATGATCGGTAATCAGCACCCGTACGCCATGCCCTTTCAAAAACGCCACACCGTCGAGAGAAGAAACGCCGTTATCCACTGTAATCAACAGTTCGACGCCTTTTGCTAACGCCATTTCCGCCACAGCAACACTTAGCCCGTAACCCTGCTCAAAACGGTTCGGCACAAGATAATCCACATCGGTAAAGCCCAACTGGCGAAGCGCGCTCACGGTCAACGCCGTACTGGTTGCGCCGTCCGCATCGAAATCCCCGACAATAATCACTTTTTGCTGTTTTTCACGGGCGATTATCAATAGTTGAACAGCTTGGTCAATACCTTGTAACTGATTAGGCGCCAGCATAGAATGCAAAGTGCGGTCTAATTGTTGGGAATTTTTTATATGGCGGGAACGGTACAGGCGATCCAATAAGGGATCGGCGCAAACAGCCGAACCATGTGGAATCGTACGACGTTGGATAAGCTTATTCACAGGATAAATACAATCTAAAATAACGGAAATACATTTAATCAAACCGCAGCTAATCAACCGAATACTACGGAGATTTTCACTAAGCCGGTCCTAAAATAATTGGTGGGCTAATAAGCCCATCCGAATAATATGTCTGGATTATTTTACGCTTTCTAAAGCGGATAATAATTCTTTCGGTGGTAAATAGCCGCCGATTAATTCACCGCTTTGGGTCACAATACTCGGCGTACCGCGAACACCGAATTGAACGCCCAATTCATAATGTTTTTTCGTGATATTCACCGCTTTTAATTCTTTCGGCGGATTGCCTTTTTCCGCTTCGTCTAATGCAAATGCGGGATCTTTAGCGGTAAAAATCGCTTCCATTTCTTTTGCCGTTTTCGTTCCTAAACCGCCGCGCGGAAAAGCTAAATAACGAATGGTAATACCTAAATCGTTATATTCCTTGATTTCACTATGTAATTTTTGACAATAGCCACAAGTAATATCCATAAAAACGGTCACCACGTGTTTTTCATTTTTTGCCGGATAGACAATCATTTCGTTTTTATAGCTTTCTAATGTCGCTAACAAAGCTTTGCCGGTTACATCCACCGGCCCTTTATCCGTTAATTCGAATAATTTACCTTGCAACACATATTTACCGTCTTCGGTGGCATAAAGAACGCCTTCGTTCGTTACTACGGTTTTAATACCTGAAATAGGTGAGTCTTTCACTTCAATATTGGTTGCGCCTAATTTTTTTAATTGAGTTGTAATTTGCGCATTATCAGCCGTAGCTGCCATTGAAATAGCCATTAATGAAAGTGCGGTTACAAATTTCTTCATTTTTCTGTTCCTAAATCAGTAGATAAAGTACAAATTATAAAAAGATTACCAAATTGTGCAAGGAGATAATAAGGATTTGTTGAAAAAATATGCTATATACAATTAGCCTTCGAGAAGACCTACCAAATTAACGCAAAATAACCTATAATTGCAGTTTATTTTGACAACTCAAAAACAAGAAAATGTTTGAAATTAATCCTGTAAAAAATAAAATTGCAGACTTAACCTCCCGCACTGACGTGCTGAGGGGGTATCTTTGACTTTGATGCGAAAGTAGAACGCCTGGAAGAAGTCAATGCCGAATTGGAACAACCTGACGTATGGAACGAACCGGAAAAAGCGCAGGCTTTAGGAAAAGAGCGTTCCGCATTGGAAACCGTTGTGAACACCATTAAAAAGCTCGAGCAGGGGCTGGAAGACGTTGACGGACTATTGGAATTAGCCGTTGAAGGAGAAGATGAAGAAACCTTTAACGAAGCCGTTACCGAATTAGACGAATTGGAACAGCAGTTGGCTAAATTGGAATTCCGCCGGATGTTCAGCGGCGAGCACGATGCCTGCGACTGTTATATCGATCTGCAAGCGGGTTCCGGCGGCACGGAAGCGCAGGACTGGACGGAAATGCTGTTACGTATGTATTTGCGTTGGGCGGAAAGCAAAGGCTTTAAAACCGAATTGATGGAAGTCTCCGACGGCGATGTAGCCGGTTTAAAATCCGCTACGGTGAAAGTATCAGGCGAATATGCGTTCGGCTGGCTACGCACCGAAACGGGCATTCACCGTTTAGTGCGCAAAAGCCCGTTTGACAGCAATAACCGTCGTCACACCTCTTTTGCCGCCGCCTTTATTTATCCTGAAATTGACGATGATATTGATATTGAGATCAATCCGGCAGATTTGCGTATCGACGTATATCGAGCCTCCGGAGCCGGCGGGCAACACGTAAACCGGACGGAAAGTGCGGTACGGATTACCCATATTCCAAGCGGTATTGTAGTGCAATGTCAAAACGATCGTTCTCAGCATAAAAATAAAGATCAATGTATGAAGCAATTGAAAGCGAAACTTTACGAAATGGAATTGCAAAAGAAAAACGCAGATAAACAGGCGTTGGAAGATTCAAAATCGGATATCGGCTGGGGCAGCCAGATTCGTTCCTATGTGCTTGATGATTCCCGCATCAAAGATCTGCGTACAGGCGTAGAAAACCGCAATACCCAAGCGGTATTGGACGGCGATCTAGATCGTTTTATCGAAGCCAGTTTGAAAGCGGGATTGTAATCGTACTACTCCATATTAAATTCAATCAAATATTAAAAAAAATAAAGGGTGGACAAGCATACCCATCCGACGAAATTACAAGGTAACCAAAAATGTCAGAACAACAAAATGCAGAATTAGATTTTCACGGTGAAATGGCGGTACGTCGCGAAAAATTAGCGGCCTTACGTGCAAAAGGTAACGCCTTTCCGAACACATTTCGCCGTGATGCATTAGCTCAGGATTTACATAATCAATACGATGAAACGGACGGCGAACAATTAAAAGAAAAAGATCTGCATGTTGCCGTTGCCGGTCGCATTATGACCCGTCGTACCATGGGAAAAGCGACTTTTATAACCATTCAGGATATGAGCGGTAAAATCCAGCTTTATGTGGCTCGCGATAACCTTCCTGAAGGCGTCTACGGGGAAGATGTAAAAAGCTGGGATTTAGGCGATATTGTCGGGATCAAAGGTACTTTATTTAAAACCAAAACCAACGAATTAACCGTAAAAGCTCATGAAGTGCAATTATTA
This window harbors:
- the recJ gene encoding single-stranded-DNA-specific exonuclease RecJ, with product MNKLIQRRTIPHGSAVCADPLLDRLYRSRHIKNSQQLDRTLHSMLAPNQLQGIDQAVQLLIIAREKQQKVIIVGDFDADGATSTALTVSALRQLGFTDVDYLVPNRFEQGYGLSVAVAEMALAKGVELLITVDNGVSSLDGVAFLKGHGVRVLITDHHLPPEILPAADAIVNPNLADCHFPSKALAGVGVAFYLMLALRAKLRESGEFNEKTQPNFTELLDLVALGTIADVVPLDQNNRILAHQGLARIRAERCRYGIRALIEVANKDISQLSAGDLGYSIAPRLNAAGRLDNMSVGVELLLADSMEQARALALELDGLNQTRKEIEQGMKAEALEICRNLTALKTELPTGIALYQADWHQGVLGILASRIKDQFHRPVVAFAQDQNGLLKGSARSIEGLHMRDALERINTLYPDMIVKFGGHAMAAGLTIKEELFADFQRSFNQVVTDWLDKDMLQGIVWTDGDLPQTMMNMNTAELLKQAGPWGQAFPEPIFDGEFRILQQRLVGEKHLKMLVEPVNGGPLFDAIAFNIDTRYYPDLSIRTAVLAYKLEINEFRGNRDVQLLVDYIQPRS
- the dsbC gene encoding bifunctional protein-disulfide isomerase/oxidoreductase DsbC, with the protein product MKKFVTALSLMAISMAATADNAQITTQLKKLGATNIEVKDSPISGIKTVVTNEGVLYATEDGKYVLQGKLFELTDKGPVDVTGKALLATLESYKNEMIVYPAKNEKHVVTVFMDITCGYCQKLHSEIKEYNDLGITIRYLAFPRGGLGTKTAKEMEAIFTAKDPAFALDEAEKGNPPKELKAVNITKKHYELGVQFGVRGTPSIVTQSGELIGGYLPPKELLSALESVK
- the prfB gene encoding peptide chain release factor 2 (programmed frameshift) — encoded protein: MFEINPVKNKIADLTSRTDVLRGYLDFDAKVERLEEVNAELEQPDVWNEPEKAQALGKERSALETVVNTIKKLEQGLEDVDGLLELAVEGEDEETFNEAVTELDELEQQLAKLEFRRMFSGEHDACDCYIDLQAGSGGTEAQDWTEMLLRMYLRWAESKGFKTELMEVSDGDVAGLKSATVKVSGEYAFGWLRTETGIHRLVRKSPFDSNNRRHTSFAAAFIYPEIDDDIDIEINPADLRIDVYRASGAGGQHVNRTESAVRITHIPSGIVVQCQNDRSQHKNKDQCMKQLKAKLYEMELQKKNADKQALEDSKSDIGWGSQIRSYVLDDSRIKDLRTGVENRNTQAVLDGDLDRFIEASLKAGL